In Salarias fasciatus chromosome 20, fSalaFa1.1, whole genome shotgun sequence, a single window of DNA contains:
- the arih2 gene encoding E3 ubiquitin-protein ligase ARIH2 yields the protein MSVDMNSQASDSNEEDFGVNSEEEEDEDDGGEEEDQVDIASYYEGVASDVEQQGADSFDPEEYLFTCLTYKESQRVLTDEVNTVAAALKVSPAVAKLILVHFHWHVSQILDRCKSNSSLLLSDALVQPSSACRSVTAPQSLQCGVCLQIVRRDALLALPCQHSFCKACWEQHCTVLVKDGMGVGVSCMAQDCSLQMPEDFVLPLLPGEELKDKYRRYLFRDYVESHFQLQLCPGADCPIVIKVQEPRARRVQCSRCSEVFCFKCRQMYHAPTDCATIRKWLTKCADDSETANYISAHTKDCPKCNICIEKNGGCNHMQCSKCKHDFCWMCLGDWKTHGSEYYECSRYKENPDIVNQSQQAQAREALKKYLFYFERWENHNKSLQLEAQTYQRIQEKIQERVMNNLGTWIDWQYLHNAAKLLAKCRYTLQYTYPYAYYMESGPRKKLFEYQQAQLEAEIENLSWKVERADSYERGVVGGEGELSASDRGDLENQMHIAEQRRRTLLKDFHDT from the exons ATGTCCGTGGACATGAACAGCCAGGCGTCAGACAGCAACGAGGAAGACTTCGGAGTGAActctgaagaggaagaggatgaggacgacgggggagaagaggaggatcAGGTGGACATCGCCTCCTACTACGAGGGAGTGGCCAGCGACGTGGAGCAGCAGGGCGCCGACTCCTTCGACCCGGAGGAGTACCTGTTCACCTGTCTGACCTACAAAGAGAGTCAGCGGGTGCTGACGGACGAGGTCAACACTGTGGCTGCTGCGCTGAAG GTTTCACCAGCAGTAGCAAAATTGATCCTGGTGCATTTTCACTGGCACGTTTCACAAATATTGGACAG ATGTAAGTCCAACTCGTCTCTGCTTTTGTCGGAcgccctggtccagcccagCAGCGCCTGCAGATCAGTCACT GCCCCTCAGTCCCTCCAGTGTGGTGTTTGTCTACAGATTGTACGGAGAGACGCCCTGCTGGCTCTGCCCTGCCAGCACTCCTTctgcaaagcatgctgggagcaGCACTGCACCGTACTGGTCAAAGACGGCATGGGAGTAG GTGTCTCGTGCATGGCTCAGGACTGTTCCCTGCAGATGCCAGAAGACTTCGTCCTGCCTCTGCTGCCCGGAGAGGAGCTTAAGGACAAATACAGACGCTACCTCTTCAGAGACTATGTCGAG AGTCACTTCCAGTTACAGTTGTGTCCGGGTGCAGACTGTCCCATCGTCATCAAGGTGCAGGAGCCTCGAGCGCGCAGGGTTCAGTGCAGCCGCTGCAGTGAAGTCTTCTG TTTTAAGTGCAGACAGATGTACCACGCTCCCACAGACTGTGCAACAATTCGGAAATGGCTGACCAAATGTGCAGACGACTCAGAGACTGCAAACTACATCAGTGCACACACTAAAGAT TGTCCTAAGTGCAATATCTGCATTGAGAAGAACGGAGGGTGCAATCACATG CAATGTTCCAAGTGTAAACACG ATTTCTGCTGGATGTGTCTCGGAGACTGGAAGACTCACGGCAGTGAATACTATGAGTGCAGTCGCTACAAAGAAAACCCTGACATAGTCAACCAGAGCCAGCAGGctcaggccagagaggccctcaagAAATACCTCTTCTACTTCGAGAGG TGGGAGAATCACAACAAgtctctgcagctggaggctcAGACGTACCAGAGGATCCAGGAGAAGATCCAGGAGAGAGTAATGAACAATCTGGGCACCTGGATCGACTGGCAGTACCTCCATAACGCTGCAAAGCTACTGGCCAAG tgTCGCTACACACTGCAGTACACCTACCCCTACGCCTATTACATGGAGTCCGGCCCGCGCAAGAAGCTG TTTGAGTACCAGCAggcccagctggaggcagaaatCGAGAATCTGTCGTGGAAGGTGGAGCGAGCAGACAGCTATGAGAGAGGCGTGGTGGGGGGCGAGGGGGAGCTCAGTGCCAGCGACAGAGGG GACTTGGAAAACCAGATGCACATTGCTGAGCAGAGGCGACGTACGCTGCTGAAGGATTTCCACGACACCTGA